ATTAACTTGTTTCCtttctatctctctctcttgactCTCAaacaaacaacacagaaaactaaaataagaaaatgtctgaaccagaagaagaagaaaaccagacGACTTTCATACCAAAATCATCTACCGACAAATCATCAGTCGATAAAGATTCATTAATGGATCTTGATCTTGATTTTGATTCATCTTCGTGGCCTTTTGATCAAACCTCATTTTGTCCTCGTCCTTcttctcctttttttctttctattttctcttctacttcttcacaaaatcaaaatcaacagcCGCAGCTTCCTCTTGTGAATGTTTCCTCTGTAGAACAACAACAACCTTCTTCTCCCCTATGGGTTTtttctgatggtgatgatgataaaTTTGGTAGTGCTTTAAATGGATTTTCATCTCTTGCGACTTCTGGTGCTAGTATTCGCATCTCTGATTATCCTAAACTTATTTCCCGTAAGTTTGATCCAACTTCAATTTCAGCTCTTTGGTTTCTAGAATTGGTATATTACTATCATAAATTCGCATTTGGGTACAAGTTGATTGCTGTTTTTTTTTGTACTCGAGGGAAGTTTTATCTACTATTACTGTTTTATCgttgatttttgtttcatttacTTAATTTAGTTTCTCTGaatttgttcttcttttctttgaaattgatattactggaaaaaaagaaaagaaggggtCTTCGATTACTGACTTAGCGACTCAGGTTCCGGGTCTTTGGGtgtttttggtaattttcttTTATCCAAAAGTTGATCTTTATTCGGTGGATGCTAGTGGAGTATGCTTCTTTTGAGTTGGATTCTCTTTTTGGTTCAGACTTTAATTACTGTTACTGTTCTATTTAGTCTCTGTATTTCTTAATAGGTAATTTGGTTGCTGTTTCTAGAACTAGTTTACTTAGTGTCCCCATGATTTTCagccttctgttcattttttgaTGCTAAGAATTGAAGATTTAGTTGGGATGGAAGAGTAGAGtaattaagaaagaaagaaagagattaaAACATACATATCTGAATAGTAAAGAGAAATGACTGAAATAGGCtgctttgcttttgattttccttACAAAACATGGAcaggtttttttaaggtttttcaTATATGGCTTCAAGTTGCACCATACAGTAGTCAACACTTCTCATGGTTTGGACTTCTAGTATTTTTGCAACAGTTTGCAAAAAAGTTGGCTTTGGGTTGATTATATTGATCACAGAATAAGCAGAATCTGCGTCACGATGAAGACGAGAACCACCCAATAACTCATCATCTAAAACACTATTCAGCCGTAGCGACGTTTTTCGGTCAGCTTTTTCGTAACACAAAATAATGGACGAGGTTTTGGAATAATCAACATTTTATATTTCTGTGATGATCTTCTGTGTTTATATGTTCTGCTGGCTGATATAGAAACAGTCATAGCATTTCCCAAAAACAGCATCAAATACTCAAATTATCCTATTAAAATCGTTGCTGTAAAGCACCAAACATCAACAACAATGCAATTTCTAAGTGTCTCATAGGTGTGGATGAAGCTGtcgatatgttagccaattttatAATCTCACTAACTGAATTGTTAACTGTTAATGGTTGATCTATTAATGTGGTACTATTAACAGTTCAATCACTCAGAATTTTTTCACAtccatttttatgtgatttattgACCTTTACTTTGGTGATAGtagttttgttttagttttttatCACTTTGTATCACCAAATCTCAGTGGAATCCCATTCAGCTCTGGCCTTTTGGTATCTCAATTCATTTTACTTGCTCATACCTAAGAATTCTCATGATATCCAGGTATTCCTGAATCTATGACTGTCAGAACTGAGGATGAAAAAGTGTGTCTTCCACCAACTAGAGTGGTGCCAGCAGAGAGTCAAGATTTATCTTGTGTGATCAAAGAGAGGATAACACAAGCACTTCGATACTTCAAGGAATCAACAGAGCAAACTGTTCTGGCTCAAGTTTGGGCACCCATAAAAAATGGGGACCGATACGTACTTACAACTTCTGGTCAACCTTTTGTTCTTGATCCACACAGCAATGGTCTTCTTAATTACAGAACAGTTTCTCTCATGTATATGTTTTCCGTGGATGAAGAGAATGACGGTAACATGGGTCTTCCTGGCCGTGTTTTCCGGCAAAAATTGCCTGAATGGACTCCAAATGTGCAATATTACAGCAAGAACGAGTATCCACGGCTTATTCATGCTTTGAATTATAATGTCCGGGGGACACTAGCTCTGCCAGTTTTTGAACCTTCTGGCCAGTCTTGTGTTGCTGTGATTGAACTCATACTGACATCTCAGAAGGTTAATTATGCTCCTGAGGTTGATAAAGTCTGTAAAGCTCTTGAGGTTGGTGAATTCGTGATCTTTTTGATTTTGCATCAACTGTTAGTAGTTAGTAGTTGTCACCATGTTAGGATtcttttttgaaaagaaacatcACTTGAAATTATGAAAAGAATAGTAACGAAAAGAGAAATAGTGGTCTTGTCAATAGGAAATTATCCATGGTATGTTGGTTTTTAAGTTGTCGTCATGGTGCTACCTGAATTTTATATTGATAATTATTTTTACTACTTGTCACTTAAGGTACTTTCAGTTTACGTGCAGGCAGTAAACCTGAAAAGTTCTGACATTCTGGACAATCCTAATTTGCAGGTGAGTTACAATTTAATGAGAAATTAAGTGTAATCATTGCctttgatgtctattttcacTCTATTTCTATTCTTTGTTGTAAATTCTTCTCCGTTTAAGTTGCATTTTCGTTTTTACTTATCAACCAAAGAGGTCAGTCGAAATTTATCTTCAAGTTATTGTTATTCCAtctcatatttacaatcttttcCTTGTCATAACCAGATATGCAATGAAGGTCGGCAGCTTGCACTTGCTGAAATTTTAGAGATATTAAATGTGGTATGTGAAGCACATAAGTTGCCTTTGGCTCAGACTTGGGTCCCTTGTAGACATCGCAGTGTTCTAGCAGATGGTGGTGGTGTGAAGAAGAGTTGTTCAAGCTTTGATGGAAGCTGTGTAGGGCAAGTCTGCATGTCGACAACTGATGTAGCGTTTTATGTTGTGGATGCTCATATGTGGGGTTTTAGAGATGCTTGTGCCGAGCATCACTTGCAGAAAGGGCAAGGGGTGGCTGGAAGAGCGTTTGCAtcccatagttcatgtttctctcgTGATATTACTCAGTTTAGTAAAACTGAATACCCTTTGGTACATTATTCTCTAATGTTTGGGTTAATGAGCTGTTATGCTATTTGCTTACGCAGTAGTCACACTGGTAGTGATGATTATATTTTAGAGTTCTTTCTTCCACCTAGCATCACAGATGATGGTGAACAACAGGATTTGTTGTCTTCCATCATGACCTCTATGAAGGAACATTTTAGGAGTCTGAGGGTTGCTACTGAACATGATGTGGAAGACGAGAAAAGATTTATTGAAATCGTTGAACCTGTAATAGGAGAGAAAGGTGTTCTGAATTCTGAAGTCTTTTGTGGAATATCTCCCCGAGGCCCTGATAGCTTACCAAATGGTTTGTCCAAGAGGAAGCTCATGGCTCCGTATGATGGTCTAAGTAATGGGGAGAATTGCACTGGTGTTGATGGTAGCAATGCTAGTGTGTCTGTCCCCGGAAACAAAGGAACAAAGAAACCAACAGAGAGAAGGCGCGGAAAAACTGAGAAGTCTATTAGTTTAGAAGTTCTGCAACAATACTTTGCTGGGAGTCTCAAAGATGCTGCGAAGAGCCTTGGAGGTAAGCTTGTAAATTTGTTCTATCTTATGGTTAGACCTTGCATGGAATGATTATAagtaatattttcttaacaagacTCATGATTATTGTAGTTTGCCCAACAACGATGAAACGCATATGTAGGCAGCATGGAATATCGAGGTGGCCATCACGCAAAATTAACAAAGTTAATCGCTCTCTCTCTAAGCTGAAGCGTGTGATTGAATCTGTTGAAGGTGGTGAAGGAACATTTAACCTGACATCTCTTTCAACAAGTACTCCTCTTTCTgttgcagttggttcaatttcttggCCTGTCAGCTTAGAGGGACCTAAAGAACAACAATCAGAATTCCAAGGGTCGAAAGAGAATCAATCACCAACACAAATGACACTGCAAAGTACTTTCCGTGGTGAGTCAGGGAACCGAGGAGTATTGTTATCTCACcaagaaattaatcatgaacaAAATGGATCCCATTCAAAGTTCCGTAAGGGCCCAAATGGGTCGAAATCAAGAAGTGGTTCGGCAGATGGCAGCACAGGAAACCCTGCTTCTCATGGTTCAAGCCAAAGTAGTCCTGCAAATGAAATCCCTCCACTGAACGATTTTCTAGTCCATTCCAACCAAGAGCAAGGTCTAAATATCGGCAATTCCCTGAATGTTGTTTTCCCTCAGAATGGGGAGCTAAATCTAACTGCTGCCTTTTCGATACCGGATGCGCTAGTTGCAACACAACAACAATTACCACAACCATTGGGAGGAATGTTAGTCGAAGATGCAGGAAGCTCAAAAGATTTGAGTAACCTCTGTAGTTTAGCTGTTGAGGTGGAGAGTGGTTTAGATGATCAAGTTCCTGATTCTTCTTGGATGAACCCTCCAGTTCTTGATCAAACCACATATCAAGAAATGGCTCCTACGCGCACGATGCCCCATATAACAGCTACCCAGGACGTGCGAACAATAACTATTAAGGCTACTTATAGAGATGATATTATTAGATTTCGTCTCTTGTTAACGTCTAGTTTGATCGAATTAAAGGAGGAAGTAGCGAAGAGATTGAAATTGGAGGTGGGCACATTTGAGATCAAGTATTTGGATGATGATCAAGAGTGGGTTGTATTAGCTTGTGATGCTGACTTGCAAGAATGTTTAGAAATCTCAAGATCATCAGGAAAGCACATGATAAGATTGCTTGTTCATGACATGATTGCCAACCTAGGAAGTTCATGTGAGAGCTCTGGCGAATGAAAGAGGAAGCAAACTGTAAAGTAGCAAGGTATAGTTTGTAGTGCTTTTGTAATATCATTCTTGTTAGTATTAGATACTTGGCAGGTAAATTGTAGATTTTTGGTTTTGAGAGCCCGCGTCATGTTGTAAAATATCCACTCTGGGTTTTAGATGGATTTGTGACTTGTCTCTCTATATGCTAAATTTGCTTATTAGTTGAAACTACTATTTTGCTTTAACTGTATATCCTGTCTTAAACATTTTCATGTCCTCATAGAAAAAGTGTCTAGTTCATAGCAGGTAAACTCCAGTAATTTATGCAGCTGACTTGGTGGAATTGATATAATGTTTCCTCTTCTGATTAGTCCCTGATCAAGAATGAGTCCAAGTCATAACTTGTTTAGAACTGTGTCATTGCCAAATAAGCTTTCCAGGATAAAATTTGATGTTTACAGAATCTTCCCTTCTAGTTTGCTTCAAGAAATGTAAAATGTTTCAGTTtcgaattttctttcttttttgtttattGTTATATAGGCAAGAACACTCGTTAGTACAATTGTCTTAGAAACCTGAAACATTACTGCTAGCACCGAACAGTTAATGTAGGTGGATGGGATGCTTACTTGGAATCTTTAATTATTATGTCTCCTACAttaaaggtcacccaaagggaaatgTAACCAACAATCCTTTTGagtggcgtttttaggggccactcaaaagaatttaggggccaacaataaaacaaaaaaggtcatccaaagggaaaatgtagccagcccttatctcacgtaattcgtaatggcgaaattacccttatatattcggaggatatgataacattgttaccctccgaatgcaatcggaagccaaaatcgttcccatacttccgattgtagtcggtgcagtattagaatgatttgtgtttcattttttccatttctttttaatttttccgATTGTAACCGGAAGCCaaatgcgtgcatatgtgtgcatgcagtattggtgaaggagacaggttgggtacgcgtactggcggaagttttccaccgaaaatttctgctgagtttgtagtttgcaaacttgtaAACCAGTcatcttaggtacgcatacccatacgtgtacccacggaagttttcgaaccgaaaatttcggttgagtttgtaaactcaaatccggtagctaaggtacgcatgcccgtacgcgtactcaagctggtgatatctcaaatcggtagttcatgaacttaaaacaataatttataaggaatgcaatctttacaaaccgtggctatattgttcatgaattgattcaagtggatcaaaccgattttgtttcaattgtgtctatgaataaagacctaagcaattgaacaactctatcaactagttcttatgagtcatttgaactagttatgagaaagatgaatacggttaataagaaagtgctcatatggataaccattggttaactatttgtgaaccaactaagtgtacacgtttaggtacggctactcaaacctaaatgaatacgtttcatttgtgtgtgtgacaagctaagtttcgatctaacggctgaaatatattagcttggttgaatcaggtttttcatataacggtgaatattgaatgttttcttaccaatgtaacttagattctaaaccctgatttgaaaactatataaaggagacatataacatctggaaaaactaatccttacacctcatgtgtgatactagttggtttgctagagtcgattctcctttaaccttaggtttcttctcgagaccctgtaggttaacgactgaaagacttcattgggattgtaaagccagacgaaactacttttcttgtagttgagcgatatgatcttgccattttctatcgtacgagttcaatcgaataattggcttgagattatatctccgatagagcaagataaaaaatcacaaacatcttcgtctcatcgtttgtgattccacaatatctagtttcgctaccatacgatttagattattgtggtgattgataatactagtctgttcttcgggaatataagttctgGTTATCagttagttcttgttcaccttgatttattaaaagaaggaacaaaaactcttgggtatttctgtgggggatatatttattcaattctatagacttttctgtgtgagatagatttgtctatcaagtcttcgactttgggtcgtagcaactcttagttgtgggtgagatcagctaagggaatcaagtgcatagtatcctgctgagatcagagacgtaaggagcgcaattgtaccttgaatcagtgtgagattgattagggttcaactacattccaaaccgaagttagtttgtagtaggctagtgtctgtagtggattaatacagtgtggtgttaaatctggactaggtcccgtggtttttatgaatttgcggtttcctcgttaacaaaatttctggtgtttgtgttatttctattccgcattatattttgttatataattgaaatatcacaagttgtgcgttgtatcgatcaattgttaaatccaacctttggttgttgattggaaatttattgatccttggatattggtctttggtaccatccaagttattatccttgtatttgataaagactcgcagatttctattttgttgagtaaagatcaaatcaagtgagagagatattaactcctcgatataattttatctagattgagtctgactgtctagttgattctctagaaagtatattggagttagtccatacagattgctaatcaaaatattgggtgaggttgcaCCCCCGCATTTTAAATAGTCCTGACATGGAATCCCAtttacttcatcttcaacaagtacTTTCTGTGTTGAGACAACATCATTTACATGCCAAGCTGTCCAAATGTTGTTTTGCACAAACTGAATTGGAATATTTAGGCCACATCATCACATCTCAAGGTGTTGTTGCTGACCCTGCAAAGATAAGCTTGATGACTTCTTGGACAACTCCAACCACTATCAAGGCATTAAGAGGGTTCACTGGCTAATACAAAATTTTTTCCCAAGGATATGGCAATATTAGTAAACCATTGACTGAGCTCCTAAagaaaaatgcttttcaatggtctCCAGCTGCTGAAGAGGCCTTCAACAAACTTAAGATGGAAATGACAACAACTCCTGTTCTGGCACTTCCGTACTTCTCAAAGAAATTCATATTGGAGACAGATGCTTCTGATAATGGAATTGGGTCAGTGTTGATGCAAGAGGGCAGACCCATAGCCTTTCATAGTAATCCATTGGGTACCAAGGCTATGGGCTTATCAACTTATGAGAAGGAGCTTATGGCATTGGGGTCAGCAGTCACTAAATGGAGGTATTACCTGCAAGGGCATTGTTTTACCATCAAGACTGATCATGAGagtctaattatttttttaaaacaaagAATCACTACAGGATTGCAGCAGAAATTGCTGATGAAGTTATTAGGATTTACTTATGATATCCAATACAAAAAAGGGATTGAAAACAAAGTTGTTGATGCCTTATCAAGAAGAACACCTTCAGAAGTCACACTCCAGGCCATCACACTTTCCAAACCTCTCTGGATGAAGGAAGTCATTAGTGGCTTTGTCAATGATCCAAAGGCATAACAATTGATTTCTCAGTTGTTGCTCTCTCCCTCTGGCATGCCTACACCTACACTGAGGAGGTACTCAGATATAAATCAAGATTATACATAGGTACTGGAAACAATgttaaatcttctattttatcTTCCTTACACTCATCAGCCATTGGGGGCCATTCTGGTATCCAAGCAACCTATAACAGAGCAAAACTACATCTTTTTTGGGCAAAACTGCAACAAGATATTATATCCATGGTCATAGCTTGTGATGTATGTCAAAGAAACAAGCATGAGCACACTCTTCCTGCTGGTATTTTACAACCATTTCCCATTCCTGATCAAGCTTGGCATCATATCTCAATGGATTTCATTGAAGGTCTTCCTCAGAGTGAAAACAAGGATGTTATTCTAGTGGTGGTGGATAGACTCATAAAATATATCCATTTCATTGGCCTCAAACATCCTTACACTGCAGTCTCAGTGGCTAAAACATTCCTCTATAACATCTTCAGACTGCATGGCCTGCCTGCTTCCGTCATCTCTGACAGAGACAAGATATTCACCAAACATTTCTGGCAAGACCTTTTTCACCATTTAGGTACTACTCTCATACTAAGTACTGCCTATCACCCCCATAAAAATGGCCAAACAGATAGGGTTAATGCCTGTATGGAGAACTACCTCAAATGTATGACAGGTTTTCAACCCAAGAAATGGTTCCAATGGATAGCActtgcagaatggtggtacaatactaACTACCATACCAGTATCAAGATGTCTCTTTTTAAGGCTCTCTACGGTTATGATGCTCCTCACTTGGCTTTTCCAACCACTATAACTACTTCTGTAGATGCAGTTGAAGATTATCTTCAACAAAGAACTACCATGCTAGACATTATCAAGGACTCCTTATCAGTTGCTCAAGCCAGAATGAAGTTTTTTGCTGACCAAAAGAGAACTGAGTAGTATTTTCAGGTGGGTGATTCAGTCTACCTCAAGTTACAACCTTACAGGCAAGCCTCTATATCTCTCAGAAAAAAATTTAAACTCTCAGCTAAGTATTATGGTCCTTTCCCTATTATTTCTAAAGTTGGCCCATTAGCCTACAAGCTGCAGCTACCTCCAGAGGCTAGAGTATACCCTGTCTTTCATGTGTCTCAGCTCAAACAAAAGATTGGGTCCACTCATGTGCCCTCCCCAATTCCAATATTGGTGGATCATGAAGGCAAAATTATTGTCACTCCTATTTCAACTCTGGCTTATAGATCAGCTACCAAAGGTGAGCACACTATTCCACAGGTCCTTATTCACTGGTCCAATGCAACAGCAGAGGAAGCAATTTGGGAAGATTCACCCAACATTACAGCTCATTTTCCTGCTTttgtccttgaggacaaggacaaTCTGGAGGAGTAGGAAATGTCATGTGGTTACTTAGCAGAATGGTTGTACTTATCTGATACTTGGGTGCCTTCAaccatatttatcttttattatttgTAACCGCTAAGATTCACACACGTGTCATGTAAGGATTGATTACTGCTTTGTGAATAATGCCCTATTAATGGTGTAGGAAGGGCGGCTGTAAGGATAAGAAATTATTGATTAGTTATGAACTTATTTTCAGGCTGATTTTTTAATCAGAGTTATCATTTTCCGATTCATCTGTTTttcaatttgttcacattagaacatatacaagacacgatcgaagcaaaatcggttttgattcactcgaatcgattcatgagcattataaccacggttttcaaattgcattccttattatataaatgttttagttcatgaacaaaccacttttcgaaagtaacacacttaagtatgcgtacgggtatgcttatgtaagtaaccagatttgagtatgttttggttttcaaactccaCAAAAAACGTGAActgtccgccagtatgtgtacgggtacgcatacttaggtaaccgtattgagttggttttgatttccaaactcagcagaaattcacggtcgttaacttccgccagtatgcgtacaagtacgcatacttacccagtctccatcaaccatttagtacacacacaactatgcatacatttggttcccggttttggacttatacactaatgtgggaacacactatgcttatatccaaagatggttacatgttctaaactctttatttcaatcattgaaacattcttagaggatgttatatagaggttattcacactctattttttatcaaagcgattttcaagatattgaaataatcaacatgactttcttcacttgtaaagatgaacttggacaaggcgaaagcttaccaacacatatttcgagaaatagataagcgagataaactcggctcgaaatagcaaatgtgtataatcgaagtctatatagcaatatgacttttatctcaatataggagatagagtagatagacttttgagtgatagataagttcaaatatccacataccttttagtcgatgaagttcaaccagttccttgagtagttcttcgtctttgcatgatgaacatcgtggagtctagagctcaactacgctttctatcctagtccgagacttagctataggtagagtagaaatcaagacttatagttttggaaactaaacttgacaaacaagcttgagatagcaacgcttgcgagttcaaccgagcagtctctaacagaaaaaacaaataatgaagtttgcatggctcttaggatagtttgctagaaatgtaaacttaggtatttatagaccaaggatgtttggataccaaggagtctccaaaaccgaaaatatacttaagatatgcaatgaatgcccaatttcggttttcctaattccaataaatgcaatccaatatttttcgaaatctctcatagaaaatctccaattagtaaatgcacattactaatttttattctctagagctatgcattaattgctggtacttaaatataaaaccaaaaaccttaattaaaagattctcaatttatttgggTTACAGGATCACCTtaagtaccaaggaatatctttgaacaataaagagttaatgctcgtgttcaaagtatgttgacatctttacacaacaaaccctaattccgaaactacacaagttcatgaaaaaaatATGTAATTCATGGAAAATcggatttgcatcttggaatcggttctaccacacttccaaacaagtttagaattggttctactaAAATTCCgagactactatgtgatcggtcataccaagtcacaatggttagttgtgatcgatcCTACCAAGTCAtatacatgggttcagatcggttataccaatcacacgGATCGGTTCTACCTATAATGGTACCTACTTATgaccggtcataccaattacaaggatcagtcaCACAACCTCTTatgattggttacaccaattacaaggatcggtcataccatctcatggtgattacttaggatcggttacatgcaccaattaccaggacccgtcataccaaatcataagtccaGGTagtgtgatcggttataccaagatacatgacctgagttaagattggttctactaactcacacatattggtcatctaaagaatatgcaatgaatagacggaccaatatacctattgatttccttttcgattcatgaaacaagttcacgaacttactt
This DNA window, taken from Papaver somniferum cultivar HN1 chromosome 3, ASM357369v1, whole genome shotgun sequence, encodes the following:
- the LOC113358430 gene encoding protein NLP6-like isoform X1: MSEPEEEENQTTFIPKSSTDKSSVDKDSLMDLDLDFDSSSWPFDQTSFCPRPSSPFFLSIFSSTSSQNQNQQPQLPLVNVSSVEQQQPSSPLWVFSDGDDDKFGSALNGFSSLATSGASIRISDYPKLISRIPESMTVRTEDEKVCLPPTRVVPAESQDLSCVIKERITQALRYFKESTEQTVLAQVWAPIKNGDRYVLTTSGQPFVLDPHSNGLLNYRTVSLMYMFSVDEENDGNMGLPGRVFRQKLPEWTPNVQYYSKNEYPRLIHALNYNVRGTLALPVFEPSGQSCVAVIELILTSQKVNYAPEVDKVCKALEVLSVYVQAVNLKSSDILDNPNLQICNEGRQLALAEILEILNVVCEAHKLPLAQTWVPCRHRSVLADGGGVKKSCSSFDGSCVGQVCMSTTDVAFYVVDAHMWGFRDACAEHHLQKGQGVAGRAFASHSSCFSRDITQFSKTEYPLVHYSLMFGLMSCYAICLRSSHTGSDDYILEFFLPPSITDDGEQQDLLSSIMTSMKEHFRSLRVATEHDVEDEKRFIEIVEPVIGEKGVLNSEVFCGISPRGPDSLPNGLSKRKLMAPYDGLSNGENCTGVDGSNASVSVPGNKGTKKPTERRRGKTEKSISLEVLQQYFAGSLKDAAKSLGVCPTTMKRICRQHGISRWPSRKINKVNRSLSKLKRVIESVEGGEGTFNLTSLSTSTPLSVAVGSISWPVSLEGPKEQQSEFQGSKENQSPTQMTLQSTFRGESGNRGVLLSHQEINHEQNGSHSKFRKGPNGSKSRSGSADGSTGNPASHGSSQSSPANEIPPLNDFLVHSNQEQGLNIGNSLNVVFPQNGELNLTAAFSIPDALVATQQQLPQPLGGMLVEDAGSSKDLSNLCSLAVEVESGLDDQVPDSSWMNPPVLDQTTYQEMAPTRTMPHITATQDVRTITIKATYRDDIIRFRLLLTSSLIELKEEVAKRLKLEVGTFEIKYLDDDQEWVVLACDADLQECLEISRSSGKHMIRLLVHDMIANLGSSCESSGE
- the LOC113358430 gene encoding protein NLP6-like isoform X2; this translates as MSEPEEEENQTTFIPKSSTDKSSVDKDSLMDLDLDFDSSSWPFDQTSFCPRPSSPFFLSIFSSTSSQNQNQQPQLPLVNVSSVEQQQPSSPLWVFSDGDDDKFGSALNGFSSLATSGASIRISDYPKLISRIPESMTVRTEDEKVCLPPTRVVPAESQDLSCVIKERITQALRYFKESTEQTVLAQVWAPIKNGDRYVLTTSGQPFVLDPHSNGLLNYRTVSLMYMFSVDEENDGNMGLPGRVFRQKLPEWTPNVQYYSKNEYPRLIHALNYNVRGTLALPVFEPSGQSCVAVIELILTSQKVNYAPEVDKVCKALEAVNLKSSDILDNPNLQICNEGRQLALAEILEILNVVCEAHKLPLAQTWVPCRHRSVLADGGGVKKSCSSFDGSCVGQVCMSTTDVAFYVVDAHMWGFRDACAEHHLQKGQGVAGRAFASHSSCFSRDITQFSKTEYPLVHYSLMFGLMSCYAICLRSSHTGSDDYILEFFLPPSITDDGEQQDLLSSIMTSMKEHFRSLRVATEHDVEDEKRFIEIVEPVIGEKGVLNSEVFCGISPRGPDSLPNGLSKRKLMAPYDGLSNGENCTGVDGSNASVSVPGNKGTKKPTERRRGKTEKSISLEVLQQYFAGSLKDAAKSLGVCPTTMKRICRQHGISRWPSRKINKVNRSLSKLKRVIESVEGGEGTFNLTSLSTSTPLSVAVGSISWPVSLEGPKEQQSEFQGSKENQSPTQMTLQSTFRGESGNRGVLLSHQEINHEQNGSHSKFRKGPNGSKSRSGSADGSTGNPASHGSSQSSPANEIPPLNDFLVHSNQEQGLNIGNSLNVVFPQNGELNLTAAFSIPDALVATQQQLPQPLGGMLVEDAGSSKDLSNLCSLAVEVESGLDDQVPDSSWMNPPVLDQTTYQEMAPTRTMPHITATQDVRTITIKATYRDDIIRFRLLLTSSLIELKEEVAKRLKLEVGTFEIKYLDDDQEWVVLACDADLQECLEISRSSGKHMIRLLVHDMIANLGSSCESSGE